In Candidatus Binatia bacterium, a single genomic region encodes these proteins:
- a CDS encoding sulfite exporter TauE/SafE family protein, producing the protein MRLALELFSAAFFASVFGSMVGLGGGFVLVPILRLFLGFSPAYAAGTSLVLIVANSASGAVTYLLQKRVHLKIGLLIAAGGLPGSILGAIASVHISARLFDTVLAAILVVVAIDMAWNAERRLAGRVEHERIESLKGMSYRAAFALGFVVGIFSSLFGLGGGIVLVPTFLYFSELPAHAISATSHFAILLTSPVGLAVHIFQRDIVGRDVVPLVAGGLLGGPVGARLSLRLKSPQLLIIVAIALVTAAVTLVWRQL; encoded by the coding sequence GTGCGCTTAGCACTGGAGCTTTTCTCGGCCGCCTTCTTCGCGAGCGTCTTCGGCTCGATGGTAGGCCTCGGCGGCGGGTTCGTCCTCGTTCCGATCCTCCGGCTCTTCTTAGGCTTCTCGCCGGCGTACGCCGCGGGAACCTCGCTCGTCCTCATCGTCGCCAACAGCGCGAGCGGCGCGGTCACGTATCTGCTGCAGAAGCGCGTCCATCTCAAGATCGGTCTGCTCATTGCGGCGGGCGGTCTGCCGGGCAGCATACTCGGCGCGATCGCCTCCGTTCACATTTCGGCGCGGCTCTTCGATACGGTCCTCGCCGCGATACTCGTCGTCGTCGCGATCGACATGGCGTGGAACGCCGAACGGCGGCTGGCGGGGCGCGTCGAGCACGAGCGCATCGAGTCGCTCAAGGGCATGTCGTATCGCGCCGCGTTCGCGCTCGGGTTCGTCGTCGGGATCTTCTCGAGTCTCTTTGGGCTCGGCGGCGGCATCGTGCTCGTCCCGACGTTCCTTTACTTCTCCGAGTTGCCGGCGCACGCGATCAGCGCGACGTCGCACTTCGCCATCCTGCTCACCTCGCCGGTAGGGCTCGCCGTCCACATCTTCCAGCGCGATATCGTCGGGCGCGACGTCGTGCCACTCGTCGCGGGCGGCCTGCTCGGCGGGCCGGTTGGAGCGCGGCTCTCGCTGCGCCTAAAATCCCCGCAGCTCCTCATCATCGTCGCCATCGCGCTCGTCACCGCGGCGGTGACGCTCGTCTGGCGCCAGCTCTAG
- the plsY gene encoding glycerol-3-phosphate 1-O-acyltransferase PlsY, translated as MSDTGLSIAAFLCALLIGSIPFGYIVGRLFYGVDIRRAGSGNIGAMNALRTLGRAGAALVLLLDALKGFVPTMFALVLFNGTLASLTAAGAVLGHCFSPWLRFRGGKGVATSFGAIFALCWPAGLVAVGGWCLGAALTGYSSVGSILGSVLAPIAIWSFGAGVPETAYGVFAALLILFTHRENVRRLREGTESSIRAAKPLP; from the coding sequence ATGAGCGATACCGGTCTCTCGATCGCCGCCTTCCTTTGCGCGCTCCTGATCGGCTCGATTCCGTTCGGATATATCGTCGGCCGGCTCTTCTATGGCGTGGACATCCGCCGTGCGGGCTCCGGGAACATCGGCGCGATGAACGCGCTACGCACGCTCGGACGCGCCGGTGCGGCGCTCGTGTTGCTGCTCGACGCGCTCAAAGGCTTCGTGCCGACGATGTTCGCGCTCGTCTTATTCAATGGTACGCTCGCGTCGCTGACGGCGGCGGGCGCGGTGCTCGGCCACTGCTTCTCTCCGTGGCTCCGCTTTCGCGGCGGCAAAGGCGTCGCAACATCGTTCGGAGCAATCTTCGCGCTCTGCTGGCCGGCGGGACTCGTTGCCGTCGGCGGATGGTGTCTCGGCGCGGCGCTGACCGGATACTCCTCGGTCGGCTCGATCCTCGGCAGCGTCCTCGCGCCAATCGCGATTTGGTCGTTCGGCGCCGGGGTGCCCGAGACGGCGTACGGCGTCTTTGCCGCGCTGCTGATCCTTTTCACGCATCGCGAGAACGTTCGTCGCCTGCGCGAGGGAACCGAAAGCTCGATCCGAGCCGCCAAGCCACTCCCTTGA
- a CDS encoding VOC family protein — translation MNTVRLIVYSVADVPKAKAFFTTLLGTEPYVEGKPYVGFKAGDFEIGLVPKRGDGGPPAALAYVDIPDIKASLASLTAAGAELVQDVTDVGYGLLIAIVKNPEGTPVGLRQLPAT, via the coding sequence ATGAATACAGTTCGTCTCATCGTCTACTCCGTCGCGGACGTGCCGAAGGCGAAAGCGTTCTTCACGACGTTGCTCGGTACCGAGCCGTACGTCGAGGGCAAACCGTACGTCGGCTTCAAAGCCGGGGATTTCGAGATCGGCCTCGTTCCGAAGCGAGGCGACGGCGGTCCGCCGGCCGCGCTTGCTTACGTGGACATCCCCGACATCAAAGCCTCGCTGGCGAGTCTTACCGCAGCCGGCGCGGAACTCGTTCAGGACGTCACCGACGTCGGTTACGGCTTGTTGATCGCGATCGTCAAGAATCCCGAGGGAACGCCCGTCGGTCTGCGCCAGCTCCCGGCGACGTAG
- a CDS encoding MiaB/RimO family radical SAM methylthiotransferase codes for MPSVYIETFGCQMNEADSRYIVERAAEAGYTIASAAEEASVLVLNTCTVRDSAERRAYGRMNHFKALTGGDRRRRLVVTGCLAEQDRDRMRRLAPHVDAIFGTRELARLGDQLAAWKPTFRNDVAATSDAATDDMLRFALGGTAGGIAGPFSHLRAFVNVQRGCSYYCTFCIVPQVRGRFDHRPATAIVAEASSRIAAGARDITLVGQTVNAWRDPATGADFGDLCATVARLPNFERLTFISPHPKDFTEKILDDLAAIPQLNPRIHLPLQSGSDAVLRRMNRKYTLAKFDEVVRAIRARIPQAAITTDLIVGFPGESEADFEQTLAYAGSGVFANAFTFIYSIRRGTPAARWEQVSREVAHDRFTRLVNALNAATRAYHDRKLGQTVRALISGDSKKDPARLTAKALDNVTIVAPKPPDYPQARADEAHPYADSPWLDVAVETAHVWGCAGRVVARAQRFDAAGTPVPRPVLSLI; via the coding sequence ATGCCCAGCGTCTACATCGAAACCTTCGGCTGTCAGATGAATGAGGCCGATTCTCGTTACATCGTCGAGCGAGCGGCCGAGGCTGGCTACACGATCGCCTCGGCGGCGGAAGAAGCGAGCGTCCTCGTTCTCAACACCTGCACCGTTCGCGATAGCGCGGAACGGCGCGCTTACGGCCGGATGAACCACTTCAAGGCTCTCACCGGCGGAGACCGCCGCCGGCGCCTCGTCGTGACCGGCTGCCTCGCCGAGCAGGACCGCGATCGCATGCGGCGCCTCGCCCCTCATGTCGACGCGATCTTCGGCACGCGCGAGCTCGCGAGGCTCGGCGATCAGCTCGCGGCGTGGAAGCCGACGTTCCGAAACGACGTTGCGGCGACGTCCGACGCTGCGACCGACGACATGCTGCGCTTCGCGCTCGGCGGAACGGCCGGCGGCATCGCCGGGCCCTTCTCGCACCTGCGCGCCTTCGTCAACGTCCAGCGGGGATGCTCGTACTACTGCACCTTCTGCATCGTTCCACAGGTGCGCGGCCGCTTCGATCACCGTCCGGCCACCGCGATCGTTGCCGAGGCGTCGTCGCGAATCGCGGCGGGCGCGCGCGACATCACCCTCGTCGGACAGACCGTCAACGCATGGCGCGATCCCGCGACGGGCGCGGACTTCGGCGACCTCTGCGCGACCGTTGCGCGGCTGCCGAATTTCGAACGCTTGACGTTCATCTCGCCGCACCCAAAGGATTTTACCGAGAAGATCCTCGACGATCTCGCGGCGATACCGCAGCTCAATCCGCGCATCCACCTTCCGCTCCAATCCGGAAGCGACGCCGTCCTGCGGCGGATGAACCGCAAATATACCCTCGCGAAGTTCGACGAGGTCGTTCGGGCGATTCGCGCGCGCATACCGCAGGCGGCGATTACGACCGACCTCATCGTCGGCTTCCCCGGCGAGAGCGAGGCCGATTTCGAGCAGACGCTCGCCTATGCGGGCAGCGGCGTCTTCGCGAACGCCTTTACCTTTATCTACTCGATACGGCGCGGCACCCCGGCGGCGCGTTGGGAGCAGGTAAGCCGCGAGGTCGCCCACGACCGCTTCACGCGGCTCGTCAACGCGCTCAACGCGGCGACCCGAGCCTATCACGATCGGAAGCTGGGGCAGACCGTTCGCGCGCTGATCTCCGGCGATTCGAAGAAAGACCCGGCGCGATTGACCGCCAAGGCGCTCGACAACGTGACGATCGTCGCGCCGAAGCCGCCGGACTATCCGCAAGCGCGGGCTGACGAGGCGCATCCGTATGCGGACTCGCCGTGGCTCGACGTCGCGGTCGAGACGGCGCACGTCTGGGGGTGCGCCGGAAGGGTTGTCGCTCGCGCGCAGCGGTTCGATGCGGCCGGCACGCCGGTGCCGCGCCCGGTGCTCAGCCTCATCTAG
- the efp gene encoding elongation factor P codes for MISSNDLRNGVTIVVDGQLWTVIEFLHVKPGKGSAFVRTRLKNVKSGTTLERTFRAGEKLERAVVDNRQMQMLYNDADGYHFMDQQTFENVTLQRDIIGDPADFLKDGMVVDVQFHDGTAIGVDLPAHVELLIVETDPGFRGDTATNTTKPAKLETGATVNVPLFVETGNVIRIDTRDRRYIGRAN; via the coding sequence ATGATATCGTCAAACGATCTCCGTAACGGCGTGACCATCGTCGTGGATGGCCAGCTCTGGACGGTCATCGAGTTCCTCCACGTGAAGCCCGGGAAGGGTTCGGCCTTCGTCCGCACGCGCTTGAAGAACGTCAAGAGCGGCACGACGCTCGAGCGCACGTTCCGCGCGGGTGAGAAGCTCGAGCGCGCAGTCGTCGACAACCGCCAGATGCAGATGCTCTACAACGATGCCGACGGCTACCACTTCATGGACCAGCAGACGTTCGAGAACGTCACGCTGCAGCGCGACATCATCGGAGATCCGGCGGATTTCCTGAAGGACGGGATGGTCGTAGACGTCCAGTTCCACGATGGAACGGCGATCGGCGTGGACCTGCCCGCACACGTGGAACTGCTGATCGTCGAGACCGATCCCGGGTTCCGCGGCGACACCGCGACGAACACGACGAAGCCGGCGAAGCTCGAGACCGGCGCGACCGTCAACGTGCCGCTCTTCGTCGAGACCGGCAACGTCATTCGCATAGACACGCGCGACCGCCGCTACATCGGCCGCGCCAACTAA
- the der gene encoding ribosome biogenesis GTPase Der yields the protein MLHPATVAIVGRPNVGKSALFNRLIGRRLAIVEDSPGVTRDRLYALCEWRAREFSLVDTAGIDPGADVAHGAELAEATRRQAEAAADEADLIMMVVDAQTGLHPLDDDVARILRRKQKPIVLVANKAEAADAAAAVHAEFGRLGFGEPIAVSAIHGEGTGDLLDRIVERLPPQPAEAFDAAELALAVIGRPNVGKSSLVNSLLGEERSLVSQIPGTTRDAVDGIFDWHDRAYRLVDTAGFRKKPEAHGAIEYYAALRSLAAIARCDIALLVFDAMSGIMAQDRRLAGIAIEERKGLIVVGNKWDLVREQGGDFSQGELSNVIREQLPFATFAPITFLSAKTQRRLGSLMPLVARVAENLDRRIPTPELNTLIRRAVLAHPPQVTGGRVFRIYYASQPATHPPLFLFHCNDPELVQSHYKRFLENTIRRHADFEGVPLSLEFRARRERDEEPA from the coding sequence ATGCTCCACCCGGCGACGGTCGCAATCGTGGGTCGGCCGAACGTCGGCAAGAGTGCGCTCTTCAACCGTCTGATCGGCCGCCGGCTGGCGATCGTCGAGGACAGCCCCGGCGTCACGCGCGATCGGCTCTACGCCCTGTGCGAGTGGCGCGCCCGCGAATTTAGCCTCGTGGACACCGCCGGCATCGATCCCGGGGCCGACGTCGCGCACGGCGCGGAGCTCGCCGAGGCAACGCGCCGCCAGGCGGAAGCGGCCGCCGACGAAGCCGACCTCATCATGATGGTCGTGGACGCGCAAACGGGACTGCATCCCCTCGACGACGACGTCGCGCGCATCCTCCGCCGCAAGCAGAAACCGATCGTGCTCGTCGCCAACAAGGCCGAGGCTGCCGATGCCGCCGCCGCGGTTCACGCCGAGTTCGGGCGACTGGGTTTCGGCGAGCCGATCGCCGTTTCGGCGATCCACGGCGAAGGCACCGGCGACTTACTCGACCGCATCGTGGAGCGATTGCCGCCGCAGCCCGCCGAAGCGTTCGACGCGGCAGAGCTCGCGCTCGCCGTAATCGGACGCCCGAACGTCGGCAAGAGCTCGCTGGTCAACTCGCTGCTCGGCGAAGAACGGTCGCTCGTTTCGCAGATTCCGGGAACGACTCGCGACGCGGTCGACGGCATCTTCGACTGGCACGACCGCGCGTACCGTCTCGTCGATACGGCCGGCTTTCGAAAGAAGCCCGAGGCGCACGGCGCGATCGAGTACTACGCCGCGCTCCGCTCGCTCGCAGCGATCGCGCGCTGCGACATCGCGCTGCTCGTCTTCGATGCGATGAGCGGCATCATGGCGCAGGATCGCCGTCTCGCGGGGATCGCGATCGAAGAACGCAAGGGGCTCATCGTCGTCGGAAACAAGTGGGATCTCGTGCGCGAGCAGGGCGGCGACTTCAGCCAAGGCGAGCTTTCCAACGTCATACGCGAGCAGTTGCCGTTTGCAACGTTCGCGCCGATCACGTTTCTCTCGGCGAAGACGCAGCGCCGGCTCGGCAGCCTGATGCCGCTCGTCGCACGCGTAGCCGAGAATCTCGATCGCCGCATTCCGACGCCGGAGCTCAACACGCTGATCCGCCGCGCGGTCCTCGCGCATCCGCCGCAAGTGACCGGCGGGAGGGTCTTCCGGATCTACTACGCATCGCAACCGGCAACGCACCCGCCGCTCTTCCTCTTCCACTGCAACGACCCCGAGCTTGTGCAGTCGCACTACAAGCGCTTTCTAGAGAACACGATCCGCCGTCACGCCGATTTCGAAGGCGTCCCGCTCTCCCTCGAGTTTCGCGCGCGGCGCGAACGCGACGAGGAGCCGGCATGA